A genomic segment from Candidatus Zixiibacteriota bacterium encodes:
- a CDS encoding NAD(P)-dependent oxidoreductase, producing MPCHVHLHQDFDDDWIREFTARLDSSITLSIGPDVSSSTNILIAGVPEAKHLEASKALTTLVIPWAGLPKATRVLLKDYPHIEIYNIHHNAGVVAEHAVALMMALARNLIPTDKTFRANDWTPRYDKTSIMQLKGKRALILGYGAIGHEIGKICRTLGMKIVGIKKNHDASEGAYPVSELPVFLPKTNVFFVCLPMTPNTLGMIGKNELSLLPDNAIIINIGRGAIINEEALYNELKSGRLKAGLDVWYQYPKKEKIWTIFPPSKFDFASLENVIMTPHLAGHSDMVEKERIAELAELINNIASGNKPQTQVDINRGY from the coding sequence ATGCCTTGCCACGTCCATTTACATCAGGATTTTGATGACGACTGGATAAGAGAATTTACCGCCCGCCTCGATTCGTCAATCACGCTTTCCATCGGTCCCGATGTATCATCAAGTACCAATATTCTCATCGCCGGAGTCCCCGAAGCAAAACATCTGGAGGCATCAAAAGCTCTAACCACCCTCGTCATTCCCTGGGCCGGACTCCCCAAAGCGACCCGGGTGCTATTGAAAGATTATCCCCATATAGAGATATATAACATCCATCATAACGCCGGGGTCGTCGCCGAACATGCCGTAGCTCTGATGATGGCGCTGGCCCGGAATTTGATCCCGACCGATAAAACCTTCCGCGCCAATGACTGGACGCCCCGCTACGACAAAACTTCAATAATGCAGCTCAAAGGAAAAAGAGCATTGATTTTGGGCTATGGCGCCATTGGCCATGAAATTGGAAAGATCTGCCGGACGCTGGGGATGAAAATCGTGGGAATAAAGAAAAATCATGATGCCAGCGAAGGCGCCTATCCCGTTTCTGAATTGCCGGTATTTCTGCCCAAAACTAATGTGTTTTTTGTTTGCCTGCCTATGACGCCCAACACGCTGGGGATGATTGGCAAAAATGAATTATCGCTTCTCCCAGATAATGCTATTATCATAAATATTGGGAGAGGGGCAATAATAAATGAAGAAGCCCTCTACAACGAATTAAAATCAGGCCGCCTCAAGGCCGGGCTCGACGTTTGGTATCAATACCCCAAAAAGGAAAAAATCTGGACGATTTTCCCGCCCTCAAAATTCGATTTCGCCTCGCTCGAAAATGTTATTATGACTCCGCATCTGGCCGGGCATTCGGATATGGTTGAAAAAGAACGCATAGCCGAACTGGCCGAACTTATAAATAATATCGCATCGGGGAATAAACCCCAAACCCAAGTCGATATTAACCGCGGCTACTAA
- a CDS encoding nitroreductase family protein, producing MISNPVIDAMMNRKSLRKYTDEMPSDEVIETIVRAGQQAPFAAQACSLLLKRGDKHIPFKAPLLFTICVDRHKLALIMKKRNWDMKSCDLLMLLFGLQDAVLMAENIVIAAESLGMGSCFLGHPPFSAKTIKQKYNLPEGVYPIVQLTVGYAAEEKPTRPRYPLDYFLFEDKYPEFSDETIENAMKVMDEGFLSQDYYNYLNAKILLEGGREETYTLENYSWTEHMGRKWGQWWPSPKNLLENLKACGFDVGG from the coding sequence ATGATATCCAATCCCGTAATCGATGCCATGATGAATCGTAAATCACTTCGCAAATACACCGATGAAATGCCCTCCGACGAAGTCATCGAAACCATCGTCCGCGCCGGACAGCAGGCTCCGTTCGCGGCGCAAGCCTGTTCGCTTCTCTTAAAACGGGGAGATAAACATATCCCCTTCAAAGCCCCCCTGCTTTTTACTATCTGCGTTGACCGCCACAAACTCGCGCTTATCATGAAAAAACGAAACTGGGATATGAAATCATGCGATTTATTAATGCTTCTTTTTGGCTTGCAGGATGCCGTTCTCATGGCCGAAAATATCGTTATCGCCGCCGAGAGCCTCGGCATGGGCAGTTGTTTTCTGGGCCATCCACCCTTCTCGGCCAAAACCATAAAGCAGAAATACAATCTACCCGAAGGAGTTTATCCCATTGTCCAGCTCACCGTCGGTTATGCCGCCGAAGAAAAACCGACCCGCCCGCGCTACCCTCTTGACTACTTTTTATTCGAAGACAAATACCCGGAATTTTCCGACGAGACGATTGAGAATGCAATGAAAGTAATGGACGAAGGTTTTCTATCTCAGGATTATTACAACTACCTCAACGCCAAGATTCTGCTTGAAGGCGGCCGCGAGGAGACATACACATTGGAAAATTACTCTTGGACCGAACACATGGGCCGCAAATGGGGCCAATGGTGGCCCTCCCCAAAAAACCTCCTCGAAAACCTCAAAGCCTGCGGATTTGATGTTGGGGGGTGA
- a CDS encoding DNA replication/repair protein RecF, which yields MRLESLGLTNFRNFSKAEIFLSGNVNIFYGKNAAGKTNLLEAIFTLCLGRSQRGARDAMMVRECDEDFFRLEGVGYLGEENSATEIACAYQIGGRKKIMVDENPVRMSKLYQLFHLISMAPEDVTLFSGSPSVRRRFLDLYLSQASPSYLIDLSDYNKALAQKNSFLKNGSGDECPFDPLMVQLGAKIIVARHRLIHFLQALAPGYYAQIAGQETSDGLPSFTLRYKPNVEYDDFDEIEKRFEQKINANRQKESILQTAIVGPHRDDIEFRIGGFPAKGYGSMGEQRSAAIAVMMATANFLESRTHEKPILLLDEIFAELDGLRRENLAGLFDRFDQIFLTAAVKPPEPLMKKAKIFYISEGVVEEK from the coding sequence ATGAGACTGGAATCATTGGGTTTGACGAATTTCCGTAATTTTTCGAAGGCTGAGATTTTTCTTTCCGGGAATGTCAATATCTTTTACGGCAAGAATGCTGCGGGGAAAACGAATCTGCTGGAGGCGATATTTACACTCTGTTTGGGACGCAGTCAGCGCGGGGCGCGCGACGCGATGATGGTTCGGGAATGCGACGAGGATTTTTTTCGACTGGAGGGGGTCGGATATCTGGGTGAGGAAAATTCGGCGACCGAGATCGCCTGCGCATATCAAATAGGCGGACGCAAGAAAATCATGGTCGATGAAAATCCGGTGCGGATGTCGAAGCTGTATCAATTGTTTCATTTGATTTCGATGGCTCCCGAGGATGTGACTTTATTTTCAGGGTCGCCTTCGGTGCGGCGGCGGTTTTTGGATTTGTACCTGTCGCAGGCGTCGCCGAGCTATTTGATCGATTTGAGTGATTATAATAAGGCGTTGGCGCAGAAAAATTCATTTTTGAAAAACGGATCGGGCGACGAATGTCCATTTGATCCGCTGATGGTTCAACTGGGGGCGAAGATAATTGTCGCACGGCATCGGTTAATCCATTTTTTACAGGCTCTGGCTCCCGGATATTATGCCCAGATTGCCGGGCAGGAAACTTCGGACGGGTTACCATCGTTTACTCTGAGATATAAGCCGAATGTCGAGTATGATGATTTTGATGAGATTGAAAAGCGCTTTGAGCAAAAAATAAATGCCAATCGTCAGAAAGAATCGATTTTGCAGACTGCTATTGTGGGGCCGCATCGGGATGATATCGAGTTCCGGATCGGGGGGTTTCCGGCCAAAGGATATGGTTCAATGGGGGAACAACGCAGCGCGGCGATCGCGGTGATGATGGCGACGGCGAATTTTTTGGAAAGCCGCACGCATGAAAAGCCGATTTTACTTCTCGATGAGATTTTCGCCGAACTGGACGGATTGCGGAGAGAAAACCTGGCCGGGTTATTTGACAGATTCGATCAGATATTCTTGACGGCGGCGGTGAAACCCCCAGAGCCGCTTATGAAAAAAGCGAAAATATTCTATATTTCCGAAGGCGTCGTGGAAGAAAAATAA
- a CDS encoding ABC transporter ATP-binding protein, which yields MSGLEMKKLTKSFDGNVVLRDINLEVKSGELLVVLGPSGCGKSTILRLVAGLEFPDTGQIILDGKDITGVEPQKRKTAMVFQNYALYPHMTVFDNIAFPLKVSRVSKENIKKAVAETATLLELDEFLNRRPAQLSGGQRQRVALGRGLIRKPSIFLLDEPLSNLDASLRLKMRREIVALQKKIGVTMIYVTHDQTEALTMADKMVVIKDGIIHQRGTPTEIYERPTDKFVASFIGTPPINLYEDELSGGMGRKLPIIFGRDVKDGRYTIGIRPEHISLGGDSGIEGTIESIEYIGAVSYLRVKTREMTFTVTVDNHTRQFHPGRKVTLTINPGKVYLFGES from the coding sequence ATGTCGGGACTTGAAATGAAAAAACTGACCAAGTCGTTCGATGGCAATGTCGTCCTGAGAGATATCAATCTGGAAGTCAAATCGGGCGAGCTTTTGGTCGTACTGGGGCCTTCCGGATGCGGCAAATCGACGATATTGAGGCTTGTCGCCGGTCTGGAATTTCCAGATACCGGACAAATTATTCTCGATGGGAAAGATATTACGGGCGTCGAACCGCAGAAGCGCAAAACGGCGATGGTCTTTCAAAATTACGCCCTCTATCCGCACATGACGGTATTTGATAATATCGCTTTTCCTCTCAAAGTTTCCAGGGTATCAAAAGAGAACATCAAAAAAGCGGTGGCGGAGACAGCGACGCTTTTGGAGCTCGATGAATTTCTAAATCGACGTCCGGCGCAGTTGTCGGGGGGGCAGCGACAGCGGGTCGCTCTGGGACGGGGTCTTATTCGCAAACCCTCGATATTTTTGCTCGATGAGCCGCTTTCGAATCTGGACGCGTCTTTGAGACTCAAGATGCGCCGGGAGATTGTCGCGTTGCAGAAGAAAATCGGTGTGACGATGATTTATGTGACGCATGATCAAACCGAGGCGTTGACGATGGCTGATAAGATGGTCGTTATCAAAGACGGGATTATTCATCAGCGGGGAACGCCGACTGAGATTTATGAACGCCCGACCGATAAGTTCGTGGCATCGTTTATCGGGACGCCGCCAATTAATCTTTATGAGGATGAGCTGTCGGGCGGGATGGGCAGGAAATTGCCGATTATTTTTGGCCGGGATGTCAAAGACGGGCGTTATACAATCGGGATACGTCCGGAACATATTTCGCTCGGAGGCGATAGCGGGATTGAGGGAACGATTGAATCGATTGAATATATCGGGGCGGTTAGTTATCTGCGTGTGAAAACCAGAGAAATGACTTTTACGGTAACGGTTGACAATCACACTCGGCAATTCCACCCCGGCCGCAAAGTGACGCTGACGATTAATCCGGGGAAGGTCTATTTGTTTGGGGAATCATGA
- a CDS encoding sodium:solute symporter family protein codes for MLSWFDSGLIYLYLASLLIFALIGLKRKNGTRENLILAGRRLTLPAFVATLVSTWYGGILGVGEFSFLYGISNWLVFGIPYYLAAAIFAIFLAKRARSSAEITIPERLYKFYGPAASVAGSSILIIVTLPVAYVLMVGVLLNIIFSIPIWVGIIGGTFFSVIYVMTGGFRAVIWTDVFQFILMFVGFIILLVFCFTSFGGFEYLKFNLPETHFTASGGNSVGYIALWYIIALATLVEPAFYQRCFAAKSEAIARKGIFVSILFWMFFDLMTTTCGLYARAILPHLDNPVAAYPSLAMTILPAGLLGLFLLSLLATIMSTVDSYMFLAATTISHDLFWRFKKFDESGIGRYTALGLLISSIGTIGIAIVSDSVVDIWHDFGSVGTAALLLPLLTSYWGRYKFSNRGALLSIILSSTLTALGLFYPRLSGQNEYLFGIEPIFIGLAVSLIMFFITRTKKY; via the coding sequence ATGCTGAGCTGGTTTGACAGCGGCCTGATTTATCTCTATTTGGCTTCGTTACTTATCTTCGCCCTGATTGGGCTGAAAAGAAAAAACGGCACTCGCGAAAACCTGATTCTGGCCGGGAGACGCCTCACGCTCCCGGCCTTTGTCGCGACTCTCGTTTCCACGTGGTATGGAGGCATTCTCGGAGTTGGAGAATTCTCGTTTCTTTACGGTATTTCCAACTGGCTCGTCTTCGGCATCCCGTATTACCTCGCGGCGGCCATATTCGCGATATTTCTGGCCAAACGCGCCCGGTCGTCGGCTGAAATTACTATCCCGGAGAGATTATACAAATTCTACGGACCGGCTGCCTCCGTCGCCGGGTCATCGATTCTCATCATCGTCACTTTGCCGGTCGCCTATGTTCTCATGGTTGGCGTTCTGTTAAATATTATTTTCTCCATCCCAATCTGGGTCGGCATTATCGGTGGGACGTTTTTTTCGGTAATCTATGTCATGACCGGTGGTTTCCGCGCTGTTATATGGACCGACGTCTTTCAATTCATCCTGATGTTTGTCGGCTTTATAATTCTCCTGGTTTTCTGCTTCACCTCCTTCGGCGGTTTTGAATATTTAAAATTCAATCTACCCGAGACCCACTTTACCGCTTCGGGAGGCAACAGTGTCGGGTACATCGCTCTCTGGTATATAATCGCCCTGGCGACTTTGGTTGAACCGGCTTTTTATCAACGCTGTTTCGCGGCCAAATCGGAAGCCATCGCGCGAAAAGGTATCTTTGTTTCGATCCTGTTCTGGATGTTTTTTGACCTCATGACGACTACATGCGGACTCTATGCCCGAGCGATCCTGCCCCATCTCGATAATCCTGTGGCCGCCTATCCGTCTCTGGCAATGACGATCCTGCCCGCCGGGCTTCTGGGCCTTTTTCTGTTGTCACTTCTGGCGACAATTATGTCAACCGTCGATTCCTATATGTTTTTGGCCGCGACGACTATCAGCCATGACCTGTTCTGGAGATTCAAGAAATTCGACGAATCCGGAATCGGGCGTTACACCGCCCTCGGTCTTCTGATATCATCAATCGGCACAATCGGCATCGCGATTGTCTCCGACTCGGTCGTGGATATCTGGCATGATTTCGGATCGGTCGGTACAGCGGCGTTACTTCTGCCTCTTCTTACATCATACTGGGGCAGATACAAATTCTCCAATCGCGGCGCGCTGTTATCCATCATCCTTTCCTCGACTTTGACGGCTTTGGGCTTATTCTATCCCCGCCTCTCCGGTCAAAACGAATATCTCTTCGGCATCGAACCGATCTTCATCGGCCTGGCCGTATCGCTAATTATGTTTTTCATTACCCGAACAAAAAAATATTGA
- a CDS encoding Fic family protein codes for MNRGQTGKYITISTAGENCSAFIPNPLPPDPEIKINAELHDLSDNALWALGQLDGLTKILPESSLFLYMYVHKEAVLSSQIEGTQSSLSDLLLHESEELPGVPGDDDVQITSNYIAAMNHGLDRVRQNFPISSRLIREIHEVLLSRGRGSDKNPGEFRRSQNWIGGTRPGNARFVPPPPEFIAEGMSNLEKYIHNDPVSTPTLLKAAISHVQFETIHPFLDGNGRLGRLLITLLLCSERKLRQPMLYLSLFFKTHREEYYKLLQRVRTDGEWKEWVEFFMTGVLETSNQAVDTARRLIKLFESDGEKIKKGGRRAGSALRAFNCLQNYPVSTIKKIAKESGLSIPTVNRVLQSLIKMGIVREITDRRRNRRFVYDEYLKILSEGTEPIG; via the coding sequence ATGAATCGAGGACAAACGGGTAAATACATTACAATCTCAACGGCGGGCGAAAATTGCAGTGCATTTATTCCAAATCCACTCCCCCCTGACCCCGAAATAAAAATAAATGCTGAGTTGCATGATCTGTCAGATAATGCCCTTTGGGCCCTTGGGCAGCTGGACGGACTCACTAAAATATTGCCCGAATCATCATTGTTTCTTTATATGTACGTCCACAAGGAGGCAGTACTCTCATCTCAGATTGAGGGCACCCAATCATCGCTATCCGACCTTCTACTGCATGAATCGGAAGAATTGCCCGGAGTGCCCGGGGATGACGATGTCCAGATTACGTCCAACTATATTGCGGCGATGAACCACGGGCTGGATCGGGTTCGCCAGAATTTTCCAATTTCTTCACGATTGATCCGCGAGATACATGAAGTCCTCCTATCCCGCGGGAGAGGTAGCGATAAGAATCCAGGTGAATTTCGCCGGTCACAGAATTGGATTGGTGGGACGAGGCCCGGAAATGCCAGATTCGTGCCTCCGCCCCCGGAATTTATTGCCGAGGGCATGAGCAATCTCGAAAAATATATACACAATGATCCGGTCTCAACGCCGACTCTTTTAAAGGCAGCCATTAGCCATGTTCAGTTTGAGACTATCCATCCATTTCTTGACGGAAACGGTCGTCTGGGAAGGCTTTTAATTACGCTTCTTTTGTGCTCGGAGAGAAAATTGAGGCAACCAATGCTTTATTTAAGTCTCTTCTTCAAAACGCACAGGGAAGAATATTATAAATTGCTTCAGCGTGTTCGGACCGACGGCGAGTGGAAAGAATGGGTTGAATTTTTTATGACTGGAGTTTTGGAAACATCAAATCAGGCTGTTGATACTGCGCGGCGTTTAATTAAATTATTTGAATCCGACGGAGAAAAAATAAAAAAAGGCGGCCGTCGCGCGGGTTCAGCGCTGCGGGCGTTTAACTGTTTGCAAAATTATCCTGTCTCGACAATTAAGAAGATTGCAAAAGAGTCGGGACTGTCTATCCCTACAGTGAATAGGGTATTGCAGTCTTTGATTAAGATGGGAATTGTGAGAGAAATCACCGATCGCCGCCGCAATCGCCGTTTTGTCTATGATGAATATCTGAAAATCCTCAGCGAAGGAACAGAACCGATTGGGTAA
- a CDS encoding DUF2914 domain-containing protein, which translates to MPKLFCVLFSIFILCVGQAAAVTVETVLCSGVEALMPVDTVESFAAGIERVYLWNRLLGVEGESFVRHVWLYEGREMADVELPVRSASWRTYSYKTILPEWTGTWEVKIVGADGNVVKSIPFTIGDKGITTEAEPEKTQTDTVKTDTTVTTPPDSTKNE; encoded by the coding sequence ATGCCAAAGTTATTTTGTGTCCTGTTTTCTATTTTCATCCTATGCGTCGGTCAAGCGGCGGCGGTGACGGTTGAAACGGTGTTATGTTCCGGTGTCGAAGCGCTGATGCCGGTCGATACCGTTGAATCATTCGCTGCCGGAATCGAGCGAGTGTATCTCTGGAACCGGTTGCTCGGCGTCGAGGGTGAATCATTCGTTCGTCATGTCTGGCTGTATGAAGGCCGGGAGATGGCTGACGTCGAATTGCCGGTTCGCTCCGCATCATGGAGAACATACAGCTACAAAACTATCCTTCCCGAATGGACCGGAACGTGGGAAGTAAAAATCGTCGGAGCCGACGGCAATGTCGTCAAATCGATTCCGTTTACTATCGGCGATAAAGGCATAACAACCGAAGCCGAACCGGAAAAGACGCAAACCGATACGGTAAAGACTGACACGACGGTAACAACTCCACCGGATAGCACGAAAAACGAATAA
- a CDS encoding LysE family translocator, protein MSTNELIAFTGVLFLMVITPGPGVLACVSRSLTSGPKMSAFVILGIIIGDLIFLFMAIYGLVAVAELLGSFFMIVKYCGAIYLIWLGYRTWTSKIETQTSKFKQTASPGSSFLSGISITLGNPKAIVFYLSFLPVFIDLEVLNYADVLATAIIVILTLATVLLTYSLAANKARILIQSKRGRRNLNRCSGVAMISAGVALAVKD, encoded by the coding sequence ATGAGCACCAACGAGTTGATAGCGTTTACGGGAGTTTTATTTTTGATGGTCATTACACCGGGTCCGGGTGTTCTTGCGTGTGTATCACGATCTCTTACTTCCGGCCCAAAGATGAGTGCATTTGTTATCCTTGGAATTATTATAGGAGATTTGATCTTTCTTTTTATGGCTATTTATGGCTTGGTCGCTGTCGCTGAGCTTTTGGGTAGCTTTTTCATGATCGTAAAATACTGCGGCGCAATCTATTTGATTTGGCTTGGCTATCGAACCTGGACATCGAAGATAGAGACGCAAACTTCTAAATTCAAACAAACCGCCTCGCCGGGATCAAGTTTCCTTAGCGGGATATCGATAACGCTCGGGAATCCCAAGGCCATAGTATTCTATCTTAGTTTTCTTCCCGTGTTCATTGATCTTGAGGTTTTGAATTACGCAGATGTTTTGGCCACCGCAATAATTGTCATTCTAACACTGGCAACCGTTCTGCTGACTTATTCACTTGCCGCAAATAAGGCCCGAATTCTAATTCAAAGCAAGAGGGGTCGAAGAAATCTCAATAGATGTTCCGGTGTGGCGATGATATCCGCCGGAGTGGCGTTGGCAGTCAAAGACTGA
- a CDS encoding diaminopropionate ammonia-lyase codes for MCLWHQNKFFSDSPDFDNNVVQPMINSKSIEFHKCLPDYNPTPLISLPGLSRYLGIRKLYVKDEAHRFGLKAFKSLGASYAIYRFLIREEILGENDLFDINKIPPGKYTFCTATDGNHGRAVAWTAKIMSQNAVIFMPKSTVPARIKNIESENARVIIVDGEYDAAVKASALTAEENGWIVISDTAYENYTSIPSNILAGYQTLFKEIESQLELHDSHDPGIDLVILQGGVGSFAASAAWYFCNRCPQKKPKLIIVEPTEAACLMGSAKSPNGGLTVFEGSFNTIMAGLNCGTPSITAWPILKQTIDIFIAISDEYAREAMRRYYYPLEGDTRIISGESGASGLGGLLAILKSPCLRELKQMLGLDNNLRVLIFNTEGDTDPKNFNKIVQAKT; via the coding sequence ATGTGTTTATGGCATCAAAATAAATTTTTTTCAGATTCCCCGGATTTTGACAACAATGTTGTTCAGCCTATGATAAACAGTAAGAGCATTGAATTTCACAAATGCCTGCCTGACTATAATCCGACACCCTTGATATCATTGCCGGGTTTGAGCCGTTATCTTGGGATTCGAAAATTGTATGTCAAAGACGAAGCGCATCGATTTGGATTGAAAGCTTTCAAATCTCTTGGCGCGTCTTACGCCATCTATAGGTTTTTGATACGCGAAGAAATTTTGGGTGAAAATGATTTATTCGATATTAATAAAATCCCTCCCGGAAAATATACATTCTGCACTGCTACCGATGGTAATCATGGCCGGGCCGTGGCTTGGACGGCAAAAATTATGTCCCAGAACGCGGTCATCTTCATGCCGAAATCTACCGTTCCCGCCAGAATAAAAAATATCGAGTCCGAAAACGCCCGGGTTATAATCGTTGACGGGGAGTATGACGCCGCCGTGAAAGCCTCGGCCCTCACCGCCGAAGAAAACGGCTGGATTGTAATTTCAGATACGGCCTATGAAAATTATACCTCGATACCTTCCAATATATTGGCCGGATATCAGACATTGTTTAAAGAAATTGAGTCTCAATTGGAACTTCACGACAGTCATGATCCCGGGATTGATTTGGTTATTTTGCAGGGAGGAGTAGGCAGTTTTGCCGCTTCCGCCGCATGGTATTTTTGTAATCGCTGCCCGCAAAAAAAGCCCAAATTAATTATCGTCGAGCCTACCGAAGCGGCCTGTCTTATGGGATCGGCAAAATCACCGAACGGAGGTTTAACTGTTTTTGAAGGATCATTTAATACAATCATGGCCGGATTGAATTGCGGAACGCCGTCGATTACGGCCTGGCCAATTCTGAAACAGACAATTGATATCTTCATCGCTATTTCCGACGAATATGCCCGGGAAGCGATGCGGAGATACTATTATCCATTAGAGGGCGATACCCGGATAATATCGGGTGAATCGGGCGCTTCGGGCCTGGGCGGATTATTGGCTATCTTGAAATCACCGTGTCTTAGAGAACTCAAACAAATGCTCGGCCTTGATAATAATTTACGCGTATTGATCTTTAATACCGAGGGCGATACCGATCCGAAAAATTTCAACAAAATCGTCCAGGCCAAAACCTGA
- a CDS encoding YceI family protein, with amino-acid sequence MRKIIICFSILCLAVGTIANAQTWSFDNAHSTIGFSVKHLVISKTTGQFHDYSGKVEFDGSNIENGSVEVTTRIASIDTENEDRDKHLKSPDFFDVDKFPVMSFKSKKISPVNDGRFTMTGDLTIKNVTKEVTFDCEFNGTIDDPWGNKRAGFTAETTINRQDFNVKFDNKLQDGSLVVGNDVKISMEIELIKDK; translated from the coding sequence ATGCGTAAGATTATTATCTGTTTTTCAATTCTGTGTCTGGCCGTCGGAACTATTGCAAACGCTCAAACATGGAGTTTCGATAACGCCCATTCCACAATAGGATTTTCAGTCAAGCACCTTGTAATCAGCAAAACCACGGGGCAATTTCATGATTATTCCGGGAAAGTTGAATTTGACGGAAGCAATATCGAAAACGGTTCAGTCGAAGTAACGACCCGGATAGCTTCTATTGATACCGAAAACGAAGATCGCGACAAACATCTCAAGTCACCCGATTTTTTCGACGTCGATAAATTCCCGGTCATGAGCTTCAAATCCAAAAAGATTTCTCCCGTCAACGACGGCCGTTTTACCATGACCGGTGATTTGACTATTAAAAACGTGACCAAAGAAGTGACGTTTGACTGTGAATTCAATGGCACAATCGATGATCCCTGGGGAAACAAGCGCGCCGGATTCACCGCCGAAACAACTATCAATCGACAGGATTTCAATGTCAAGTTTGACAATAAATTGCAGGACGGCTCACTCGTGGTCGGCAATGACGTCAAAATCTCGATGGAAATTGAGTTGATTAAAGATAAGTAA
- a CDS encoding SDR family oxidoreductase: protein MESQTALITGASAGIGKVFAEKLAARGYNLILTSRRKHLLDLHAEAYTHSHRVSVETIAADLSIESGIDTVIEQIQSCDDLTLLVNNAGFGTPGRFHEYDINRQKEMLNVHLWAAVKLTHACLPGMIERRKGNIINVSSVASFTPSPTGGTYCASKAYLTMLSESLTMEYHDYGIVVQSLCPGFTHTEFHDAAGYTDEDLAKIPKWAWLSAEKVVNESLAGLRKNKSIVIPGKIYKLMVWLFRAPIFGWLMRKHVLSHRHD from the coding sequence ATGGAGTCACAAACCGCTCTTATCACCGGCGCCTCGGCAGGAATCGGAAAGGTTTTTGCCGAGAAATTGGCCGCGCGGGGATATAATCTCATTCTAACTTCACGGCGCAAGCATCTTCTGGATTTGCATGCCGAAGCGTACACTCATTCGCATCGGGTTTCGGTTGAGACAATCGCCGCCGACCTCTCGATTGAATCAGGCATCGATACCGTTATCGAACAAATCCAGAGCTGTGATGATTTGACGCTTCTGGTCAACAATGCCGGGTTCGGAACGCCAGGGCGTTTTCATGAGTACGATATCAACCGTCAAAAGGAAATGCTCAACGTCCACCTCTGGGCGGCGGTCAAATTGACTCATGCCTGCCTGCCGGGGATGATCGAACGGCGGAAAGGCAATATTATCAATGTCTCCTCGGTGGCGTCGTTTACTCCTTCGCCGACAGGCGGGACGTACTGTGCCAGTAAAGCGTATTTGACGATGCTGTCGGAGTCGTTGACGATGGAATATCACGATTATGGAATTGTCGTCCAGTCTTTATGCCCCGGATTTACTCATACCGAGTTTCACGACGCTGCCGGATACACCGACGAGGATCTCGCGAAAATTCCCAAATGGGCGTGGCTGTCGGCCGAAAAAGTGGTCAATGAATCTTTGGCCGGTCTGAGAAAAAATAAATCGATTGTCATTCCGGGAAAAATATACAAACTAATGGTCTGGCTCTTCAGAGCGCCAATTTTCGGATGGTTGATGCGTAAGCACGTGCTCAGCCACAGACATGATTAA